A stretch of DNA from Lotus japonicus ecotype B-129 chromosome 4, LjGifu_v1.2:
ATATTCCTTGTTGTCAACTGAATACATAACAAAAACTCCCTGTTTACCTTCAAAGGACATTGAAAATATCTTCGTCCATAATTACTACTGGACCATGAAGTCTTTAGGGCTGGGGTAAGGCCGCAAGTACAGAGCCTTCCATCAGCAATCCCATTTCTTCTTTGTGTCGAAGAGAATGATTGAGATGCCATATATTATACACTACAGAAATATACTAATAAGTAAATAATTGAAACCTTAATAACATATAAAGTCATTGATTAACTAATATCCATAAAACACCAAGTTGCACAAAACATATCCAAAAAGGTCTAACAAGCCAGGGGCATCAAGCCAGTCCAAAAGTTGCACAAAACAAAGGCAAAACATACAAGGTCCAAACTGAAAACATTAATAGGAAATCAACAAAACATCAAACTCACTACGGCTGCCCACGGGTAATGGTAACATTAACCAAATTGTTGTGAGTGCTAACTGGCCTAAAGTGCACAACATCCCTATACTTCAACTCATGATCCTTCACATATTGATACCAATCCTTTGCAATGTGGATTGGAGTATCAATCTTTCTTGGATTCCTTCTTTTCAGCAGACAACTATAAGTTCTACCCCTAGGGGTTTGTAGAACGATATTCTCCCAATTTGCCCTAATATGATTCACCACATACAACTTAGGCAATgcctgaaaataaaaaaataaacattgtaTTAGATATCACATACAGCAAACGAAAttttaaaaacaagtagcactaCAATTTAAAAACAAGTACTTACCATTGTCTGGCCTCCACCAGAATCAGAGCTGCTAATGACCTTATCAAAATTATGAATAACCCTCTCCACACCATCATCCTCCTCTCCATCACTCAATTGCATAATtccatcatcctcctcctcatcactTAATTGCACAATTCCATCATCCTCCTCATCATCACTTGATATCATAATTACATCATTCTCTTCAATGTTATCCACATCCATAAACTGCCCACCAACATCAGCTAATGGTATCTCCCCACCAACATCAGCCACTGGAACTGGAACTTCCACACCATCTTCATCCTTATCACCAACATCAGCCACTGGAACTGAAACTTCCCCACCAACTTCAACCTTACCACCGACATCATCCACTGGAACTTCCCCACCAACTTCATCCTTATCACCAACATCAGACACAACCACCTCTTCACCATTCTTACCTGAACTCCCAACATCAGGTTGCCTTACAGAAGGGCCAGCACCATAGCTTATTTGATTCATCAGTCTATCAAATATCCTGATAGAAAACTTGTTCTTTCCACAATAGGAGAAATCTGCCCAATGATTTCTTTTCAAATCATACATTTTTACAAACTTGACCACAGCATCAATGAGCAAACCTCCATTATTACCCACAACCAACTGAAAGGTGAACTCCCCCCCTACAGGATCCCTAACCACAACATGATTTCCCAGCATAGATTTGTATTGTGCAATAAACTCTACTGGAACTTCCACGTCATCCTAATGTTTTTccaataaaacttattaaaatTGATGTTTAAACCATATAACTATACCAACACAAATGGAAGGAGCTAAAAATTACCAGGTTTAACTTTATCACAGTATTGAAACCAGGTGTGTAAGGGCCATAAGCACTTGTTTGACTCATCTCttcaaaaacacaaataatcaGTTCA
This window harbors:
- the LOC130713153 gene encoding uncharacterized protein LOC130713153 codes for the protein MSQTSAYGPYTPGFNTVIKLNLDDVEVPVEFIAQYKSMLGNHVVVRDPVGGEFTFQLVVGNNGGLLIDAVVKFVKMYDLKRNHWADFSYCGKNKFSIRIFDRLMNQISYGAGPSVRQPDVGSSGKNGEEVVVSDVGDKDEVGGEVPVDDVGGKVEVGGEVSVPVADVGDKDEDGVEVPVPVADVGGEIPLADVGGQFMDVDNIEENDVIMISSDDEEDDGIVQLSDEEEDDGIMQLSDGEEDDGVERVIHNFDKVISSSDSGGGQTMALPKLYVVNHIRANWENIVLQTPRGRTYSCLLKRRNPRKIDTPIHIAKDWYQYVKDHELKYRDVVHFRPVSTHNNLVNVTITRGQP